Proteins encoded by one window of Winogradskyella sp. PG-2:
- the lon gene encoding endopeptidase La, with protein sequence MGKSNFISLDSLSFQDFNENSELIPLMTPEDEELINNESLPESLPILSLRNTVLFPGVVIPITAGRDASIKLINDANKGGKVIGVVSQKDESVENPTAKDIYKIGTVARILKVLKMPDGNTTVVIQGKKRFQIKEVISEKPYLTATISDISEAKPAKDNEEFKAIIDSIKDLSLEIIKESPNIPSEASFAIKNIESNSFLVNFVSSNMNLKVEEKQELLKINDLKERALQTLKFMNMEYQKLELKNDIQNKVQSDMNQQQREYFLHQQMKTIQEELGGGVSSSEEIEEMKTRSKAKKWDDKVKVHFDKELSKMQRMNPQVAEYSIQRNYLDLFLDLPWNEFSKDKFDLKRAMKILDRDHFGLDDVKRRIIEYLAVLKLRNDMKSPILCLYGPPGVGKTSLGKSIAEALGREYVRISLGGLRDESEIRGHRKTYIGAMPGRIIQSLKKAQTSNPVFVLDEIDKLSTGNQGDPSSAMLEVLDPEQNSEFYDNFLEMGYDLSKVMFVATANSLNTIQPALRDRMEIINVTGYTIEEKVEIAKRHLLPKQLKEHGLDSKHLKIAKPQLEKIVEGYTRESGVRGLEKQIAKMVRYAAKNIAMEEKYNIKISNDDVIEVLGSPRLERDKYENNNVAGVVTGLAWTRVGGDILFIESILSKGKGSLTITGNLGKVMKESATIAMEYIKANTDEFGIKPEVFDKYNVHIHVPEGATPKDGPSAGVTMLTSLVSLFTQRKVKKSLAMTGEITLRGKVLPVGGIKEKILAAKRARIKEILLCEDNKRDIDEIKPEYLKGLTFHYVTDMSDVLKLALTNQKVKNAKKL encoded by the coding sequence ATGGGAAAATCAAATTTTATAAGCCTTGACAGTTTGTCATTTCAGGATTTTAATGAAAATTCAGAATTAATTCCATTAATGACACCTGAAGATGAAGAGTTAATAAATAATGAATCTCTACCTGAGTCTTTACCAATTCTATCTTTAAGAAATACTGTGTTATTCCCTGGAGTAGTTATTCCAATTACTGCAGGACGCGATGCATCTATAAAGTTAATTAATGATGCTAATAAAGGAGGAAAAGTTATTGGAGTGGTATCTCAAAAGGATGAGTCTGTTGAAAACCCTACAGCAAAGGATATCTATAAAATAGGAACTGTAGCTCGAATTTTGAAGGTTTTAAAAATGCCAGATGGTAATACTACAGTTGTAATTCAAGGAAAAAAACGTTTCCAGATTAAAGAGGTTATTTCTGAAAAGCCTTATTTAACTGCAACAATTTCTGATATCTCTGAAGCTAAACCTGCAAAGGATAATGAAGAGTTTAAAGCTATAATAGATTCTATAAAAGATTTATCACTAGAAATTATTAAAGAAAGCCCAAATATTCCATCTGAAGCATCATTTGCTATTAAGAATATTGAAAGCAACTCGTTCTTAGTAAATTTTGTGTCTTCAAACATGAATCTTAAAGTAGAGGAGAAGCAAGAATTATTAAAAATTAATGATCTTAAGGAACGTGCGCTTCAAACCTTGAAGTTTATGAATATGGAATATCAGAAGCTAGAGCTTAAGAATGATATTCAGAATAAGGTTCAAAGTGATATGAACCAACAGCAACGTGAGTATTTTTTGCATCAGCAGATGAAAACTATTCAAGAAGAATTAGGTGGAGGAGTATCTTCTAGTGAAGAGATTGAAGAGATGAAGACTCGTTCTAAGGCAAAGAAATGGGATGACAAAGTAAAAGTACATTTCGATAAAGAGTTGTCTAAAATGCAACGCATGAACCCTCAGGTGGCTGAGTATTCAATTCAACGAAATTACTTAGACTTATTTTTAGATTTACCTTGGAATGAGTTTAGCAAAGATAAATTTGATCTTAAGCGAGCAATGAAAATCTTAGATCGTGACCATTTTGGTTTAGACGATGTTAAGAGGCGTATTATAGAGTACTTAGCTGTATTAAAGCTTCGTAATGATATGAAGTCTCCAATATTGTGTCTCTATGGACCACCAGGTGTAGGTAAAACATCTTTAGGAAAGTCTATAGCTGAAGCTTTAGGTAGAGAATACGTAAGAATCTCATTAGGTGGTTTACGTGATGAATCTGAAATTAGAGGTCATAGAAAGACATATATTGGTGCAATGCCAGGACGAATTATTCAGAGTTTAAAGAAAGCTCAAACTTCTAATCCAGTTTTTGTATTAGATGAAATTGATAAACTTTCAACTGGTAATCAAGGTGATCCATCATCTGCGATGTTAGAAGTGCTAGACCCAGAACAGAACAGTGAATTTTATGATAATTTCTTAGAAATGGGTTATGACTTATCTAAAGTAATGTTTGTAGCTACTGCAAATAGTTTAAATACTATACAACCAGCATTAAGAGATCGAATGGAGATTATTAATGTTACAGGTTATACTATTGAAGAAAAAGTTGAGATTGCTAAGCGTCATTTGTTACCAAAACAGCTAAAGGAACATGGTTTAGATAGTAAGCATTTAAAAATAGCAAAGCCACAATTAGAAAAAATAGTTGAAGGTTATACTCGCGAATCTGGTGTAAGAGGTTTAGAAAAGCAAATTGCAAAAATGGTGCGTTATGCTGCTAAAAATATTGCAATGGAAGAAAAGTATAACATCAAGATTTCTAATGATGATGTTATAGAAGTATTAGGTAGTCCAAGATTAGAACGCGATAAATATGAAAATAATAATGTCGCAGGTGTAGTTACTGGCTTAGCTTGGACTAGAGTAGGAGGTGATATTTTGTTTATAGAATCCATTTTATCTAAAGGTAAGGGTAGCTTAACTATTACTGGTAACTTAGGTAAGGTCATGAAGGAATCTGCTACAATTGCCATGGAATACATTAAGGCTAACACGGATGAATTTGGGATAAAACCAGAAGTTTTTGATAAGTACAATGTACATATTCACGTACCAGAAGGTGCAACTCCAAAAGATGGACCAAGTGCCGGTGTAACCATGTTAACATCTTTAGTATCTTTATTCACTCAGAGAAAAGTGAAAAAGAGTTTAGCTATGACTGGTGAGATAACATTGAGAGGAAAAGTGTTGCCAGTTGGAGGCATCAAAGAAAAAATTCTAGCAGCTAAACGTGCTCGTATTAAAGAGATTTTGCTTTGCGAAGACAATAAAAGAGATATTGATGAGATAAAGCCTGAATACCTTAAAGGTTTAACTTTCCATTATGTTACAGATATGAGTGATGTGTTAAAACTCGCATTAACCAATCAAAAAGTTAAAAATGCAAAAAAACTATAA
- a CDS encoding LysM peptidoglycan-binding domain-containing protein encodes MQKNYKLIFSIIALAISSLFAFAQSEIEYKDVILDGKPAKLNIATGEITLVNLEEKKADTSNVVKAIIPKQEISSDASDFYVVKQGETLYQIANRFETSLTQLKKVNNLETTIIDKGQKLVVKNFDLHIVPESKSKPINTANKNISNFHIVERGETLFGLAMRYNLTVNELKSKNSLNTDLIKVGQKLRVRDFGLSNDKADISVCTVAKGDTLYSIAKKSGTSVKALKKLNRLTNDMLMIGQILQLK; translated from the coding sequence ATGCAAAAAAACTATAAGTTAATTTTTTCCATTATTGCATTGGCAATATCTAGTTTATTTGCTTTTGCGCAATCTGAAATTGAATATAAAGATGTCATTTTAGATGGTAAACCAGCAAAACTAAATATTGCCACTGGAGAAATTACTTTAGTTAACTTAGAAGAAAAAAAAGCAGATACTTCAAATGTTGTCAAAGCAATAATACCAAAACAAGAAATTTCCTCAGATGCTTCAGATTTTTATGTTGTAAAGCAAGGTGAAACTTTATATCAGATTGCAAATCGTTTTGAAACTTCTTTAACTCAATTAAAGAAAGTAAACAATTTAGAAACTACGATAATAGATAAAGGACAAAAGCTGGTAGTAAAGAATTTTGATCTACATATTGTACCAGAATCAAAGTCTAAGCCTATTAATACAGCCAATAAAAATATTTCAAATTTTCATATTGTAGAACGTGGGGAAACTTTATTTGGATTAGCTATGAGATACAACCTTACTGTTAATGAATTAAAAAGCAAGAATAGTTTAAATACAGACTTAATTAAAGTAGGTCAAAAGCTTCGTGTTAGAGATTTTGGATTATCTAATGACAAAGCTGATATTTCAGTTTGTACAGTTGCTAAAGGGGATACTTTATATAGTATTGCTAAGAAAAGCGGAACATCTGTAAAAGCGCTTAAGAAATTGAATAGGTTAACTAATGATATGCTTATGATTGGTCAAATACTGCAATTAAAATAG
- the porQ gene encoding type IX secretion system protein PorQ, which yields MIKRVTNLFFLLLALPLFAQLGGESTYQFLNLVSSPRQAALGGKIITNFDHDVTEGLYNPASINWEMGNQLAVNYSNYLGGISYGTAAYAYTWDRHVQTFHIGVSYINYGTFDGYDVNGNSTGTFNGNEAALSAAYNYNIPFTDFYVGAAVKLITSSLEQYNSFGGALDFGAMYINEDLDFHAAITVRNLGTQFTTYAGQNEPLPFEVNFGMSQTLENVPLRWHLTLENLQKWPIGVSNPARATTDLDGNQTQEKVSFFNKGLRHLILGAELFPEGGFNIRLGYNFRRAEELRILDQRNFSGLSVGVGIKLNKMRFSYTHARYTSASNTSFFGLQIDLDSRRR from the coding sequence ATGATTAAGAGGGTTACCAACTTATTTTTTTTATTGTTGGCACTACCATTGTTCGCGCAATTAGGTGGAGAATCTACATACCAATTCTTAAATCTTGTTTCCTCACCACGACAAGCTGCTTTAGGAGGAAAAATCATTACCAATTTCGATCACGATGTTACAGAAGGTCTATATAATCCTGCCTCAATTAATTGGGAAATGGGGAATCAATTAGCTGTTAACTATTCCAACTATTTAGGAGGTATAAGTTATGGAACAGCTGCTTATGCTTATACTTGGGATAGACATGTACAGACCTTTCACATTGGTGTTTCCTACATCAATTATGGTACTTTTGATGGTTATGATGTTAATGGTAATTCAACAGGTACTTTCAATGGAAATGAAGCCGCTCTTTCCGCAGCTTATAATTATAATATTCCTTTTACAGATTTTTATGTTGGAGCAGCTGTGAAGCTTATAACATCGTCATTAGAACAATACAACTCTTTTGGTGGAGCATTAGACTTTGGAGCAATGTACATTAATGAAGATTTAGATTTTCATGCGGCTATTACAGTTAGAAATTTAGGAACGCAGTTTACAACTTATGCAGGTCAAAATGAACCTTTACCATTTGAAGTTAATTTTGGAATGTCCCAAACTCTAGAAAACGTACCTTTACGTTGGCACTTAACTTTGGAGAATTTGCAAAAGTGGCCAATTGGTGTTTCAAATCCAGCAAGGGCGACTACAGATTTAGATGGGAATCAAACTCAAGAAAAAGTTAGCTTTTTTAATAAAGGTTTACGACATCTTATTTTAGGTGCAGAATTATTTCCGGAAGGAGGTTTTAATATAAGATTAGGATATAATTTTAGGAGAGCAGAAGAATTAAGAATTTTAGATCAAAGAAATTTCTCAGGGCTCTCAGTTGGTGTTGGTATTAAGTTAAATAAAATGCGATTTAGTTATACTCACGCAAGATATACAAGTGCATCTAATACAAGTTTTTTCGGATTGCAAATAGATTTAGATAGTAGGAGGAGATAA
- the cmk gene encoding (d)CMP kinase, whose protein sequence is MNKIIIAIDGFSSTGKSTIAKQLAIKLNYIYVDTGAMYRAVTYFALENDFIGDDFFHSKKLIQNLDKVSITFRFNDIKGFAEVYLNGINIESDIRTLRVSQFVSPVATLSEVRRMLVKQQQLMGQYKGIVMDGRDIGTVVFPEAELKIFMTASAETRAKRRYKELLERGHNLNYEDVLENVTTRDRIDSTREDSPLVKANDAIEIDNSELTIEEQLDTIINLASHNISK, encoded by the coding sequence ATGAATAAAATCATTATCGCTATAGATGGCTTTTCATCAACAGGAAAAAGTACTATTGCAAAACAATTAGCCATTAAGCTTAATTATATATATGTAGATACAGGTGCAATGTATAGAGCTGTGACCTATTTTGCATTAGAGAATGATTTTATTGGTGATGATTTTTTTCACTCTAAAAAATTGATTCAAAACCTAGATAAAGTTTCTATTACATTTAGGTTTAATGACATTAAAGGTTTTGCAGAAGTTTACTTAAACGGTATTAATATTGAATCAGATATTAGAACACTAAGAGTTTCCCAATTTGTAAGTCCAGTCGCTACACTATCCGAAGTAAGGCGTATGTTAGTAAAACAACAGCAGTTGATGGGACAGTATAAAGGTATTGTAATGGATGGACGCGATATAGGAACTGTAGTTTTTCCTGAAGCAGAATTAAAAATATTTATGACTGCTTCTGCAGAAACTAGAGCAAAGCGACGTTACAAAGAACTTTTAGAACGTGGACATAATTTAAATTACGAAGATGTCCTAGAAAATGTAACAACTAGAGATCGCATTGATTCTACAAGAGAGGATTCACCATTGGTAAAAGCAAATGATGCCATAGAAATTGATAATTCAGAATTAACAATTGAAGAGCAATTAGATACAATTATAAATCTTGCAAGTCATAATATTTCTAAATAA
- a CDS encoding LysM peptidoglycan-binding domain-containing protein: MVRAKYQGVLDLGEKLNIQNGDVSEDNGVLKVTGTAATQYEKNLLWDAIKVAGGDNPSDIMANIKVADETVYAIHTVASGETLGKIAKHYYGDAMKYKEIFAANTDILKNPDLIHPDQELVIPNL, translated from the coding sequence ATGGTTAGAGCTAAATACCAAGGCGTATTAGACTTAGGCGAAAAATTAAACATTCAAAACGGAGATGTTAGTGAAGACAATGGAGTACTTAAAGTAACTGGTACTGCTGCCACACAGTATGAGAAAAACCTATTATGGGATGCTATTAAAGTAGCTGGTGGTGACAATCCTTCTGATATTATGGCAAATATTAAAGTGGCTGATGAAACAGTTTATGCAATACATACAGTTGCTTCTGGTGAAACTTTAGGAAAAATTGCTAAGCACTATTATGGTGATGCAATGAAGTATAAAGAAATCTTTGCTGCAAACACAGATATCCTTAAGAATCCGGATTTAATTCATCCAGATCAAGAATTAGTAATTCCTAATCTTTAA